In Felis catus isolate Fca126 chromosome A3, F.catus_Fca126_mat1.0, whole genome shotgun sequence, a single genomic region encodes these proteins:
- the KIF3B gene encoding kinesin-like protein KIF3B: MSKLKSSESVRVVVRCRPMNGKEKAASYDKVVDVDVKLGQVSVKNPKGVAHEMPKTFTFDAVYDWNAKQFELYDETFRPLVDSVLQGFNGTIFAYGQTGTGKTYTMEGVRGDPEKRGVIPNSFDHIFTHISRSQNQQYLVRASYLEIYQEEIRDLLSKDQTKRLELKERPDTGVYVKDLSSFVTKSVKEIEHVMNVGNQNRSVGATNMNEHSSRSHAIFVITIECSEVGLDGENHIRVGKLNLVDLAGSERQAKTGAQGERLKEATKINLSLSALGNVISALVDGKSTHIPYRDSKLTRLLQDSLGGNAKTVMVANVGPASYNVEETLTTLRYANRAKNIKNKPRVNEDPKDALLREFQEEIARLKAQLEKRSIGRRKRREKRREGGGSGGGGEEEEEEGEEGEEEGDDKDDYWREQQEKLEIEKRAIVEDHSLVAEEKMRLLKEKEKKMEDLRREKDAAEMLGAKIKAMESKLLVGGKNIVDHTNEQQKILEQKRQEIAEQKRREREIQQQMESRDEETLELKETYSSLQQEVDIKTKKLKKLFSKLQAVKAEIHDLQEEHIKERQELEQTQNELTRELKLKHLIIENFIPLEEKSKIMNRSFFDEEEDHWKLHPITRLENQQMMKRPVSAVGYKRPLSQHARMSMMIRPEARYRAENIVLLELDMPSRTTRDYEGPAIAPKVQAALDAALQDEDEIQVDASSFESTTNKKSKARPKSGRKSGPSSSSSGTPASQLYPQSRGLVPK; the protein is encoded by the exons CGGCCCATGAATGGCAAGGAAAAGGCGGCTTCATATGATAAGGTGGTGGATGTGGACGTGAAGCTGGGGCAGGTATCAGTGAAGAACCCCAAAGGAGTGGCCCACGAAATGCCCAAGACCTTCACCTTCGACGCAGTCTATGACTGGAATGCCAAGCAGTTTGAACTCTATGATGAGACGTTCCGACCACTCGTGGACTCTGTCCTGCAGGGTTTCAATGGGACGATTTTTGCCTATGGACAAACCGGGACTGGGAAAACGTACACGATGGAAGGAGTCCGTGGTGACCCTGAGAAAAGAGGGGTCATCCCTAACTCCTTTGATCATATCTTCACCCATATCTCTCGATCTCAGAATCAACAGTACCTGGTCCGGGCTTCTTACCTGGAGATCTATCAGGAGGAGATCCGAGATCTGCTCTCAAAGGATCAGACCAAAAGGCTTGAGCTCAAAGAGAGGCCTGACACTGGAGTGTATGTGAAAGACCTGTCTTCCTTCGTCACCAAGAGCGTGAAGGAAATAGAGCACGTGATGAATGTGGGGAACCAGAACCGCTCTGTCGGTGCTACCAACATGAACGAGCACAGTTCACGCTCTCATGCAATTTTTGTCATCACCATTGAATGCAGCGAAGTGGGCCTTGATGGAGAAAACCATATCCGTGTAGGGAAATTGAACCTTGTGGATCTCGCTGGCAGCGAACGGCAAGCCAAGACTGGTGCACAAGGAGAAAGATTGAAGGAAGCGACCAAGATCAACCTGTCCCTCTCAGCCTTAGGTAATGTCATCTCTGCCCTGGTAGACGGCAAGAGCACTCACATTCCGTATCGGGACTCAAAGCTTACCAGGCTCCTCCAAGATTCTCTTGGTGGCAATGCTAAAACTGTAATGGTGGCCAACGTGGGACCTGCCTCGTACAACGTAGAAGAGACTCTGACCACTCTGAGATACGCCAACCGTGCCAAAAACATTAAGAACAAGCCAAGGGTCAACGAGGACCCTAAAGATGCCCTCCTTCGAGAATTCCAGGAAGAGATTGCTCGGCTCAAGGCCCAGCTGGAAAAACGGTCCATTGGCAGAAGGAAGAGGCGAGAGAAGCGGAGGgaaggtggtggcagtggtgggggtggggaagaggaggaggaggagggagaagagggtgaGGAGGAAGGGGATGATAAGGATGATTACTGGCGGGAACAGCAAGAAAAACTGGAGATTGAGAAGCGGGCCATTGTAGAGGACCACAGCTTGGTTGCAGAGGAGAAGATGAGGCtgctgaaggagaaggagaaaaaaatggaggacCTGCGACGGGAGAAGGATGCGGCTGAGATGCTGGGCGCCAAAATCAAG GCCATGGAGAGTAAGCTGCTTGTTGGAGGGAAAAATATAGTAGATCACACAAATGAACAGCAGAAAATCCTGGAGCAGAAACGGCAGGAAATCGCAGAGCAG AAACGTCGAGAAAGGGAAATCCAGCAACAGATGGAAAGTCGAGATGAGGAGACCTTGGAACTTAAAGAGACATACAGCTCACTGCAGCAAGAGGTGGACATCAAGACCAAAAAACTCAAGAAG CTGTTCTCCAAGCTTCAGGCGGTGAAGGCAGAGATCCATGACCTCCAAGAAGAGCACATCAAGGAGCGTCAGGAGCTGGAGCAGACTCAGAACGAGCTCACCAGGGAGCTGAAACTCAA GCATCTTATTATAGAAAACTTTATCCCCctggaagaaaaaagtaaaattatgaatAGATCCTTCTTTGACGAAGAGGAAGACCATTGGAAATTACATCCTATAACCAGACTGGA GAACCAGCAGATGATGAAGCGGCCAGTCTCAGCTGTGGGATATAAGAGGCCTTTGAGCCAACATGCAAGAATGTCCATGATGATTCGTCCAGAGGCCCGATACAGG GCAGAAAACATCGTGCTGTTAGAGCTGGACATGCCCAGCCGGACCACCAGAGACTATGAGGGCCCCGCCATCGCTCCCAAAGTCCAGGCTGCCCTGGACGCAGCTCTGCAGGACGAAGATGAGATACAGGTGGATGCGTCATCCTTTGAAAGCACTACAAATAAGAAATCCAAGGCCAG GCCCAAAAGCGGAAGGAAGTCGggaccctcctcctcttcctcaggaACCCCCGCATCTCAGCTTTACCCACAGTCTCGAGGGCTGGTTCCAAAATAA